Proteins encoded within one genomic window of Pigmentiphaga sp. H8:
- a CDS encoding fumarylacetoacetate hydrolase family protein produces the protein MKLATIELGGRPLPALFLDDGRICDLQAFAQAAPRATLPFPWPETGRLTMIDLAAGGAATWAWCRDIAAVADAHPVSPGSYRLLAPIPRPPKNIFCLGRNYREHIQEDNASRNLDTDVPEHPQFFTKPWTAIVPHEGAVRYDQRVTRRLDYEVELAVVIGQGGRDIAEADAPGHIFGYTILNDISARDLQKRHDQWFKGKAIDGSCPFGPWIVSPEAVGDPHALRISLKVNGEQRQDASTGAMIFSIPRSIASLSSGLTLEPGDVIATGTPSGVGYAMNPRQWLKDGDVIECEIEKIGKLVNRVEEVIN, from the coding sequence ATGAAACTCGCCACCATTGAACTCGGCGGCCGCCCGCTGCCCGCACTCTTCCTGGACGACGGCCGCATCTGCGACCTCCAGGCCTTCGCCCAGGCCGCCCCGCGCGCCACGCTGCCCTTCCCGTGGCCCGAGACCGGCCGCCTGACCATGATCGACCTGGCCGCCGGCGGCGCCGCCACCTGGGCCTGGTGCCGCGACATCGCCGCCGTCGCCGACGCCCACCCGGTTTCGCCCGGCAGCTACCGCCTGCTGGCGCCCATTCCGCGTCCGCCCAAGAACATCTTCTGCCTGGGCCGCAATTATAGGGAGCACATCCAGGAAGATAACGCCTCGCGCAATCTCGATACCGACGTGCCCGAGCATCCGCAGTTCTTCACCAAGCCCTGGACCGCCATCGTCCCGCACGAAGGCGCCGTCCGCTACGACCAGCGCGTCACCCGCCGCCTGGACTACGAGGTCGAACTCGCCGTCGTGATCGGCCAGGGCGGCCGCGACATCGCCGAAGCCGACGCCCCCGGCCACATCTTCGGCTATACCATCCTCAACGACATCAGCGCCCGCGACCTGCAGAAGCGCCACGACCAGTGGTTCAAGGGCAAGGCCATCGACGGCAGCTGCCCCTTCGGCCCCTGGATCGTCTCGCCCGAGGCCGTCGGCGATCCCCACGCGCTGCGCATCTCGCTCAAGGTCAACGGCGAGCAGCGCCAGGACGCCAGCACCGGTGCGATGATCTTCTCCATCCCGCGCAGCATCGCGTCGCTGTCCTCGGGGCTGACGCTGGAACCGGGCGACGTGATCGCCACCGGTACGCCCTCGGGCGTCGGCTATGCGATGAACCCGCGCCAGTGGCTCAAGGACGGCGACGTGATCGAATGCGAGATCGAGAAGATCGGGAAGTTGGTGAACCGGGTGGAGGAGGTGATAAATTGA
- a CDS encoding IclR family transcriptional regulator, translated as MAPKVKSAQRAIEILEFFARRKAPATLSEIAAALDYPASSTLALLRTLSEMGYLDHSSSERTFVPTVKAALLGIWVNDALMADGTIARLMYQMREETGGTPTLGIQSGHHVQYIHVVRGPDALHRRDVAPGTLRPLLRSAMGTVLLSLKPPSELWALVNQINAHEPPEHRVSMAELGKRIQQYRESGYAYSEGVSTPGAGIITTLLAAPAHQPPMALGIGASLVALRAKKLDFLKALQRVVELHRKHMEALPDKFGH; from the coding sequence ATGGCGCCCAAGGTCAAGTCGGCCCAACGGGCCATAGAGATTCTGGAATTCTTCGCGCGGCGCAAGGCGCCCGCGACACTGAGCGAGATCGCGGCGGCGCTGGACTATCCGGCCTCGAGCACCCTGGCCCTGCTGCGCACGCTGAGCGAGATGGGCTATCTCGATCACTCGTCCAGCGAGCGGACCTTCGTGCCGACGGTGAAGGCGGCGCTGCTGGGCATCTGGGTCAACGATGCGCTGATGGCCGACGGTACGATCGCCCGCCTGATGTACCAGATGCGCGAGGAAACCGGCGGCACGCCCACGCTGGGCATACAGAGCGGCCACCACGTGCAGTACATCCACGTGGTGCGCGGCCCGGATGCCCTGCACCGGCGCGACGTGGCGCCGGGCACGCTGCGGCCGCTGCTGCGGTCGGCCATGGGCACCGTGCTGCTGTCGCTCAAGCCGCCTTCCGAGCTGTGGGCGCTGGTCAACCAGATCAACGCGCACGAACCGCCGGAGCACCGGGTGTCGATGGCGGAACTGGGCAAGCGCATCCAGCAGTACCGCGAAAGCGGCTATGCCTACAGCGAAGGCGTATCGACGCCGGGGGCCGGCATCATCACGACGTTGCTGGCCGCGCCGGCCCACCAGCCGCCAATGGCCCTGGGCATAGGCGCGAGCCTCGTGGCGCTGCGCGCCAAGAAGCTCGATTTCCTGAAGGCGCTGCAGCGGGTGGTGGAGCTTCATCGCAAGCATATGGAGGCCTTGCCGGACAAGTTCGGACACTGA
- a CDS encoding tripartite tricarboxylate transporter substrate binding protein: MKIMHLAGALCALVLSASAAQARDAAYPTQPIRLIVPFAPGSTSDNSGRIVAQQLATRLGQAVTVDNMPGADGRIGIMAAKNAPADGYTLVLGSWTNLSVNPILVKDLPYDPLKDFKPISGVTRSMLGIAVPANSPYKTLADLVAAAKAQPEKLNFGNFAWGYRLATEWFSSIAGIRFTPISYKSTSQMNTDLIGGQIDVAMDGVASLAPSAKAAKLRILAVTGEKRHVEFPDVPTIRESGYPDYAIYGWSALMARTEVSDAITRRLADTMKEVLDSRPVQEFAEKGGSELLKRDPEQMRAFNVKEIATLRTVADKAGLVAQ; this comes from the coding sequence ATGAAGATCATGCATCTTGCCGGCGCCCTGTGCGCACTGGTCCTTTCGGCCTCGGCCGCGCAGGCGCGCGACGCCGCCTATCCCACCCAGCCGATCCGCCTGATCGTGCCCTTCGCGCCCGGCAGCACCAGCGACAACTCCGGCCGCATCGTCGCGCAGCAGCTCGCCACCCGGCTCGGCCAGGCGGTGACCGTGGACAACATGCCCGGCGCCGACGGCCGCATCGGCATCATGGCGGCCAAGAACGCGCCGGCCGACGGCTACACCCTGGTACTGGGCAGCTGGACCAACCTGTCGGTCAACCCCATTCTCGTCAAGGACCTGCCCTACGATCCGCTCAAGGACTTCAAGCCCATCTCGGGCGTCACCCGCAGCATGCTGGGCATCGCCGTGCCGGCCAACTCGCCGTACAAGACACTGGCCGACCTCGTCGCCGCGGCCAAGGCGCAACCCGAGAAGCTGAACTTCGGCAATTTCGCCTGGGGCTACCGCCTGGCCACCGAATGGTTCTCCAGCATCGCCGGCATCCGCTTCACGCCCATCTCGTACAAGTCGACCAGCCAGATGAACACCGACCTGATCGGCGGGCAGATCGACGTGGCGATGGACGGCGTGGCCTCGCTGGCGCCTTCGGCCAAGGCCGCCAAGCTGCGCATCCTCGCGGTCACCGGCGAAAAACGCCACGTCGAGTTCCCGGACGTGCCCACCATCCGCGAAAGCGGCTATCCCGACTACGCCATCTATGGCTGGTCGGCGTTGATGGCGCGCACGGAAGTCAGCGACGCGATCACGCGGCGCCTGGCCGACACCATGAAGGAGGTGCTTGATTCCAGGCCGGTGCAGGAGTTCGCGGAAAAGGGCGGCTCCGAACTGCTCAAGCGCGATCCCGAGCAGATGCGCGCCTTCAACGTGAAGGAAATCGCGACGCTGCGCACGGTTGCCGACAAAGCCGGGCTGGTCGCGCAATGA
- a CDS encoding CaiB/BaiF CoA-transferase family protein, whose translation MPQPLQGYRVVDFTHVLSGPIATNFLRLLGAEVIKIESAAGDTMRNYGGIQYADGMGPSFASVNSGKKSVVLDLKRDADVAVARELIAGADVVTENFRPGVMDRLGLGYEACKALNPRIVFCSISGYGQRGELRHQPAIDQIIQSTSGMMSLSGEPGTPPIRIGYPAVDTYSGLLAAFAIVSALLQRGRDGQAQQVDVAMYDAALVLMISMAGPHLLTGKRPAKQGNRGYSMSPTADTFPTAAGHLTLGAVRQDQFERLCRVIEREDLIADPRFQDRGTRVAHGEALQHEVRQALAGRGAAEWAALLNAAGVPAGEVRELPEALAQPHLDDRQLLLSIPAGAQALRVLNAGFCYEHDGPGLNAPPPALGQHTAEILAGLGRTPEQIAAFLHREDAQARS comes from the coding sequence GTGCCTCAACCCTTGCAAGGCTACCGGGTCGTCGACTTCACGCACGTGCTGTCGGGGCCCATCGCCACCAACTTCCTGCGCCTGCTCGGTGCCGAGGTCATCAAGATCGAATCGGCCGCCGGCGACACCATGCGCAACTACGGCGGCATCCAGTATGCCGACGGCATGGGACCGTCGTTCGCGTCGGTCAACTCGGGCAAGAAATCCGTCGTGCTCGATCTCAAGCGCGACGCCGACGTGGCGGTCGCGCGCGAGCTGATCGCCGGCGCCGACGTCGTGACCGAGAATTTCCGGCCCGGCGTCATGGACCGCCTGGGCCTGGGCTACGAGGCCTGCAAGGCCCTCAACCCGCGCATCGTCTTCTGCTCGATCTCGGGCTACGGCCAGCGCGGCGAGCTCCGCCACCAGCCCGCGATCGACCAGATCATCCAGAGCACCTCGGGCATGATGAGCCTGAGCGGCGAACCGGGCACCCCGCCGATCCGCATCGGCTATCCGGCGGTCGACACCTATTCGGGCCTGCTGGCCGCCTTCGCCATCGTCTCGGCCCTGCTGCAGCGCGGCCGCGACGGCCAGGCGCAGCAGGTGGACGTGGCCATGTACGACGCCGCGCTGGTGCTGATGATCTCGATGGCCGGCCCGCACCTGCTGACCGGCAAGCGGCCCGCCAAGCAGGGCAACCGCGGCTACAGCATGTCGCCCACCGCCGACACCTTCCCCACCGCGGCCGGGCACCTGACGCTGGGCGCGGTCCGCCAGGACCAGTTCGAGCGGCTGTGCCGCGTGATCGAACGCGAGGACCTGATCGCCGATCCGCGCTTCCAGGACCGCGGCACGCGGGTCGCCCATGGCGAGGCCTTGCAGCATGAGGTCCGCCAGGCGCTGGCCGGCCGCGGCGCCGCCGAGTGGGCGGCCCTGCTCAACGCGGCCGGCGTGCCGGCCGGCGAAGTGCGCGAACTGCCCGAGGCGCTGGCGCAGCCGCACCTGGACGACCGGCAATTGCTGCTGTCCATCCCGGCCGGCGCCCAGGCGCTGCGCGTGCTGAACGCGGGCTTTTGCTACGAACACGACGGCCCGGGCCTGAACGCGCCGCCGCCGGCACTGGGCCAGCACACGGCGGAGATCCTGGCCGGCCTGGGCCGCACGCCCGAACAGATCGCCGCCTTCCTGCACCGCGAGGATGCCCAGGCGAGATCCTGA
- a CDS encoding enoyl-CoA hydratase/isomerase family protein gives MPQHIRIDRPGPIWRVVIDRPDAKNAHDLQTFQELVAAFDEVEADPACRCAILTGAGDIFSAGQDLRFTAQADPQAIDAYGRWNVAARQRIQRNAKPVVAAVNGPAIGGGAYLATSCDLVVAVDTAFFQMREIQAGNHSGGAFLFTIGRARSLELSLLGGRLPAPQALEWGLINRCVPAADFDATVDELATALAELPPLAIRYTKSATNLLLDMAGFSNHMEAGAPMQRYLGLTPDGREAKRAFNERRKPVFTGQFPRVAE, from the coding sequence ATGCCCCAGCACATCAGGATAGACAGACCAGGCCCCATCTGGCGGGTCGTCATCGACCGCCCCGACGCCAAGAACGCCCACGATCTCCAGACCTTCCAGGAACTGGTCGCTGCCTTCGACGAGGTCGAGGCCGACCCGGCTTGCCGCTGCGCCATCCTGACCGGCGCCGGCGACATCTTCAGCGCCGGCCAGGACCTGCGCTTCACCGCCCAGGCCGATCCCCAGGCCATCGACGCCTACGGCCGCTGGAACGTGGCCGCCCGGCAGCGCATCCAGCGCAACGCCAAGCCCGTGGTGGCGGCGGTGAACGGTCCGGCCATCGGCGGCGGCGCCTACCTGGCCACGTCCTGCGACCTGGTGGTCGCCGTCGACACCGCCTTCTTCCAGATGCGCGAGATCCAGGCCGGCAACCATAGCGGCGGCGCCTTCCTGTTCACCATCGGCCGCGCCCGCTCGCTGGAGCTGTCGCTGCTGGGCGGACGCCTGCCCGCGCCGCAGGCGCTGGAATGGGGCCTGATCAACCGCTGCGTGCCGGCGGCGGACTTCGATGCCACCGTGGACGAACTGGCGACCGCGCTGGCCGAGCTGCCGCCGCTGGCCATCCGCTACACCAAGAGCGCGACCAACCTGCTGCTGGACATGGCCGGTTTCAGCAACCACATGGAGGCCGGCGCGCCGATGCAGCGCTACCTGGGCCTGACGCCCGACGGCCGCGAGGCCAAGCGCGCCTTCAACGAACGCCGCAAGCCGGTCTTCACCGGGCAATTCCCCCGCGTCGCCGAGTAG
- a CDS encoding NADP-dependent isocitrate dehydrogenase: MRKITFRHPIVEIDGDEMTRVIWAWIKEALILPHVDGELQYFDLGLRNRDATRDQVTLDAAHATLRHGVAVKCATITHDAARMREFGSPAMLPSPNATLRNILNGTVLREPICCANIPRLVPHWDQPIVIARHAYGDHSSASQLELPGPGTLSMRFTPDDGGPALEREVCRTDGPGIAMAMHNLDASIAGFARAVFRYGLQRRYPVYLSTKHTIIKTYDGRFSALFQEIFESEFASAYRAAGLAYEHRLIDDMVASALRWRGGYIWACKNYDGDVQSDAVAQGYGSLGLMASVLITPDGRAFEAEAAHGTVTRHYREHQAGRATSTNPIASIYAWARGLRQRAELDGTPDLAAFAAALERSCTATVEAGFMTRDLAALVHPDQPWLNTRPFLERVAATLHQELAA; encoded by the coding sequence ATGCGCAAGATCACCTTTCGTCATCCCATCGTCGAGATCGATGGCGATGAAATGACCCGCGTCATCTGGGCCTGGATCAAGGAAGCGCTGATCCTGCCTCACGTCGATGGCGAACTGCAGTACTTCGATCTCGGCCTGCGCAATCGCGACGCGACGCGCGACCAGGTGACGCTGGACGCCGCGCACGCCACGCTGCGCCACGGCGTGGCGGTCAAGTGCGCGACGATCACGCACGACGCGGCACGCATGCGCGAATTCGGCTCGCCCGCCATGCTGCCCAGTCCCAACGCCACCCTGCGCAACATCCTGAACGGCACGGTATTGCGCGAGCCCATCTGCTGCGCCAACATTCCCCGCCTCGTGCCGCACTGGGACCAGCCCATCGTCATCGCCCGCCACGCCTACGGCGACCACTCCAGCGCCAGCCAGCTCGAACTGCCGGGGCCCGGCACGCTCAGCATGCGCTTCACGCCCGACGACGGCGGACCCGCGCTGGAGCGCGAAGTCTGCCGCACCGACGGACCGGGCATCGCCATGGCCATGCACAACCTCGACGCCTCGATCGCCGGCTTCGCGCGCGCCGTGTTCCGCTACGGGCTCCAGCGGCGCTACCCCGTCTACCTGTCGACCAAGCACACCATCATCAAAACCTACGATGGGCGCTTCTCCGCCCTGTTCCAGGAGATCTTCGAAAGCGAGTTCGCATCGGCCTATCGCGCGGCCGGCCTGGCCTACGAGCATCGATTGATCGACGACATGGTGGCCAGCGCGCTCCGGTGGCGGGGCGGCTACATCTGGGCGTGCAAGAACTATGACGGCGACGTGCAATCGGACGCCGTCGCCCAGGGCTACGGGTCCCTCGGCCTCATGGCATCGGTGCTGATCACGCCCGACGGGCGGGCCTTCGAGGCGGAGGCCGCCCATGGCACGGTCACGCGCCACTATCGCGAGCACCAGGCCGGCCGGGCAACCTCGACCAATCCCATCGCCTCCATCTACGCCTGGGCGCGCGGGCTGCGGCAGCGCGCGGAACTGGACGGCACGCCCGATCTGGCCGCCTTCGCCGCCGCGCTGGAACGATCCTGCACCGCGACCGTGGAGGCGGGCTTCATGACCCGGGACCTGGCGGCCCTCGTGCACCCGGACCAGCCCTGGCTGAACACGCGCCCCTTTCTCGAACGCGTCGCGGCCACGCTGCACCAGGAGCTTGCCGCCTGA
- a CDS encoding class II aldolase/adducin family protein yields the protein MNPDYSTDFPSIKDTVDAAEWHTRTDLAACYRLMDRYGMTDMIYNHITAQIPGKHERLLINLYGLLYKEITASSLVEIDYGGHVHRSPATAYGINRSGYVIHGCIHRARPDVHCIIHTHTRAGMAVSAMDCGLLPITQTASRFHGHIAEHAFEGPAVDLAEQARLIADLGPHNAMILRNHGLLVCAPSIAQAFNLMYQLEMACRAQVDAMAGGIGQIRIPSEEVLARSAHLYQPGTRRPYGELEWHAMLRWLDAEPGGFPRHDR from the coding sequence GTGAACCCAGACTACTCCACCGATTTCCCATCGATCAAAGACACGGTCGACGCCGCCGAATGGCACACCCGCACGGACCTGGCCGCGTGCTACCGGTTGATGGACCGGTACGGCATGACGGACATGATCTACAACCACATCACCGCGCAGATCCCGGGCAAGCACGAGCGCCTGCTGATCAATCTCTACGGGCTGCTGTACAAGGAGATCACCGCGTCCAGCCTCGTGGAGATCGACTACGGCGGCCACGTCCATCGCAGTCCGGCCACCGCGTACGGCATCAACCGGTCCGGCTACGTGATCCACGGCTGCATCCATCGGGCGCGGCCCGACGTGCACTGCATCATCCATACCCATACCCGCGCGGGCATGGCGGTGTCCGCCATGGACTGCGGCCTGCTGCCCATCACCCAGACGGCTTCGCGCTTCCACGGGCACATCGCCGAACACGCGTTCGAGGGTCCGGCCGTCGACCTGGCGGAACAGGCGCGCCTGATCGCCGATCTCGGCCCGCACAACGCCATGATCCTGCGCAACCACGGCCTGCTGGTCTGTGCGCCGTCGATCGCGCAGGCGTTCAACCTCATGTACCAGCTCGAGATGGCCTGCCGTGCCCAGGTCGACGCCATGGCGGGCGGCATCGGGCAGATCCGCATTCCGTCGGAAGAGGTCCTGGCGCGCTCCGCGCATCTCTACCAGCCCGGCACGCGCCGGCCCTACGGCGAACTGGAATGGCATGCGATGCTGCGCTGGCTGGACGCCGAACCCGGGGGCTTCCCGCGCCACGACCGCTGA
- the gcvA gene encoding transcriptional regulator GcvA, giving the protein MNPQLPPLNPLRVFESAARHLSFTEAAAELHITPGAVSHQIKALETWLGFALFDRTERPPRLTRGGEVYAKGLSVAFGQIVRATQELVASGSAQVLTVRGHTTFFLRWLIPLLPAFQHAHPTIKIRLAASVDAVDFRRDTVDVGILYGDGPWEGLRGDLLFSDALTPVMAPALAATLPAQASTAALLKLPLLHSNRRPQHWPDWIAAAGAARKVSAGDVYYEDLSVIYQCAIQGLGVALGQLRYVARDLEQGVLVAPHPFVLRRPRGYHLVCPQARADDAKIRAFREWLVACGAAQSLEKFKAE; this is encoded by the coding sequence ATGAACCCTCAGCTTCCTCCCTTGAATCCGCTGCGTGTGTTCGAGAGCGCGGCGCGCCACCTGAGCTTCACCGAGGCGGCCGCCGAACTGCACATCACGCCGGGCGCCGTCAGCCACCAGATCAAGGCGCTGGAGACCTGGCTGGGATTCGCGCTGTTCGACCGCACCGAGCGGCCGCCCCGGCTGACGCGCGGCGGCGAGGTCTACGCGAAGGGGCTCAGCGTCGCGTTCGGACAGATCGTGCGCGCCACGCAGGAACTGGTGGCCTCGGGCTCGGCGCAGGTCTTGACGGTAAGAGGGCATACGACCTTTTTCCTGCGCTGGCTGATTCCGCTGCTGCCCGCCTTCCAGCATGCTCATCCGACGATCAAGATCCGTCTGGCAGCCAGCGTGGACGCGGTCGATTTCCGCCGCGACACCGTGGACGTCGGCATCCTGTACGGCGACGGGCCATGGGAGGGGCTGCGCGGCGATCTGTTGTTCAGCGATGCGCTGACGCCCGTCATGGCGCCGGCACTGGCGGCTACCCTGCCCGCCCAAGCCAGCACCGCGGCCTTGCTCAAGCTGCCGCTGCTGCATTCGAACCGGCGGCCGCAGCACTGGCCCGACTGGATCGCCGCGGCGGGCGCGGCAAGAAAGGTCTCGGCCGGCGATGTCTACTACGAAGACCTGAGCGTGATCTACCAATGCGCCATACAAGGGCTGGGCGTCGCGCTGGGCCAGCTTCGCTACGTGGCCAGGGACCTCGAACAAGGCGTGCTGGTGGCGCCGCATCCCTTCGTGCTGCGCCGCCCGCGCGGCTATCACCTGGTCTGTCCGCAGGCGCGTGCCGACGACGCGAAGATCCGCGCCTTCCGCGAATGGCTCGTGGCCTGCGGCGCCGCCCAGTCGTTAGAAAAGTTCAAGGCCGAGTGA
- a CDS encoding tripartite tricarboxylate transporter substrate binding protein — MPYSARITSAFPPSRHRLRLRAGRLLAASIMGCACAAAVAAPYPDRPIRMMIPFPPGGPNDVLGRLLATEVGKDLGQPIVIENKGGAGGTIGADMVAKAAPDGYTLLLGGTASLGIAPSLYSRLPYDAVADFAPVGMVGTSPSLLVVGARQPFRDVGDLIARAKAAPGKLNFASAGVGTPTHLAAELFKTMAAVDIVHVPYKGGGPALNDLLAGQVEMYFSGIVAAVPLVNQGSLRALAITSDQRSEQMPDVPTMSEAGLPGYEIQNWFAIFAPAGTPQPVVDRLNKSLARFLALPAVRSKMRELNVDPRSSTPQELAAYQGKELRKWSALVKQAGITPE; from the coding sequence ATGCCGTATTCCGCCAGGATCACGTCTGCTTTCCCGCCGTCCCGCCATCGGCTGCGCCTGCGCGCCGGCCGCCTGCTGGCGGCTTCGATCATGGGCTGTGCCTGCGCCGCGGCCGTCGCGGCTCCCTATCCGGACCGTCCCATCCGCATGATGATCCCGTTTCCTCCGGGCGGACCGAATGACGTGCTGGGCCGGCTGCTGGCAACCGAGGTGGGCAAGGACCTGGGCCAGCCCATCGTCATCGAGAACAAGGGCGGCGCGGGCGGCACCATAGGCGCGGACATGGTGGCCAAGGCGGCGCCGGATGGCTACACGCTGTTGCTGGGCGGCACCGCGTCGCTGGGAATCGCGCCCAGTCTGTATTCCAGGCTGCCCTACGATGCCGTGGCGGATTTCGCGCCGGTCGGCATGGTCGGCACGTCGCCTTCCCTGTTGGTCGTGGGCGCGCGCCAGCCATTTCGCGACGTCGGGGATTTGATCGCCCGGGCCAAGGCCGCGCCGGGCAAGCTCAACTTTGCTTCCGCGGGCGTCGGCACGCCGACCCATCTTGCCGCGGAACTGTTCAAGACCATGGCGGCGGTCGACATCGTGCACGTGCCCTACAAGGGAGGAGGCCCCGCCTTGAACGACCTGCTGGCGGGGCAGGTGGAAATGTACTTCTCGGGTATCGTCGCGGCGGTGCCGCTGGTGAACCAGGGGTCGCTGCGGGCCCTGGCCATCACCAGCGATCAGCGCAGCGAGCAGATGCCCGATGTGCCGACGATGTCGGAAGCGGGACTGCCCGGCTACGAGATCCAGAACTGGTTCGCCATCTTCGCTCCGGCGGGCACGCCCCAGCCCGTGGTCGATCGCCTGAACAAGAGCCTGGCCAGGTTCCTGGCGCTGCCCGCGGTGCGGAGCAAGATGCGCGAACTGAACGTGGATCCGCGCAGCTCCACGCCGCAGGAGCTGGCCGCCTACCAGGGCAAGGAATTGCGGAAGTGGTCGGCGCTGGTTAAGCAGGCGGGAATCACGCCCGAGTAG
- a CDS encoding tripartite tricarboxylate transporter substrate binding protein, whose translation MKPLQQWLRRIPVGLAAAAIAAGPAAALAADAWPSRPVTIVVPFAPGGNTDMMARMMAERMGKVFGKPFIVDNKGGAAGTIAAEQVARAQPDGYTLFMATMTQIVTAPMTNKIRYDPIRDLAPIVNVGGNPFVLAVNPQRNFRTVTDLVNYAKANPGKLNVGHGGNGTLTHLSALLFLSRVGVTATTVPYRGGAPALADVLAGQIDMYSASVSEVMSYAKTPEKLTLLAVSSDKRLPQLPSVPTIAETYPGHEVDTWNGLMGPAGMPADVVAKLAEEGRKMINEPAFRAQLENAGITPLGEMPDVFAARIKAETAKWKPVIQAAGIEPQ comes from the coding sequence ATGAAACCCCTCCAGCAATGGCTGCGCCGCATTCCCGTGGGCCTGGCGGCGGCCGCGATCGCCGCGGGGCCCGCCGCCGCCCTGGCCGCCGACGCCTGGCCCAGCCGGCCGGTCACCATCGTGGTGCCGTTCGCTCCGGGCGGCAACACCGACATGATGGCCCGCATGATGGCCGAGCGCATGGGCAAGGTCTTCGGCAAGCCCTTCATCGTGGACAACAAGGGCGGCGCGGCGGGCACCATCGCCGCCGAGCAGGTCGCGCGTGCCCAGCCCGACGGCTACACGCTATTCATGGCGACCATGACGCAGATCGTCACGGCGCCCATGACCAACAAGATCCGCTACGACCCGATCCGCGACCTCGCCCCCATCGTCAACGTGGGCGGCAACCCCTTCGTGCTGGCGGTCAATCCCCAGCGCAACTTCCGCACCGTGACCGACCTCGTCAACTATGCCAAGGCCAACCCCGGCAAGCTGAACGTGGGCCACGGCGGCAACGGCACCCTCACCCATCTGTCGGCGCTGCTGTTCCTGAGCCGCGTCGGCGTCACGGCCACCACCGTTCCCTACCGTGGCGGCGCGCCGGCCCTGGCCGACGTGCTGGCCGGACAGATCGACATGTACAGCGCCAGCGTCTCGGAAGTCATGTCCTACGCCAAGACGCCCGAGAAGCTCACGCTGCTGGCGGTTTCCAGCGACAAGCGCCTGCCGCAGCTGCCTTCGGTGCCCACCATCGCGGAAACCTACCCGGGCCACGAGGTCGACACCTGGAACGGACTGATGGGCCCGGCCGGCATGCCGGCGGACGTGGTCGCCAAGCTGGCCGAGGAAGGCCGCAAGATGATCAACGAACCGGCCTTCCGCGCGCAGCTCGAGAACGCCGGCATCACGCCGCTGGGTGAAATGCCCGACGTGTTCGCCGCCCGCATCAAGGCCGAGACGGCCAAGTGGAAGCCGGTGATCCAGGCGGCGGGCATCGAACCGCAATAA
- a CDS encoding VOC family protein: MTSTDQQPVAPIRTRKLGHLVLMVRDLEASTRFYTEVMGLRVSDRIGDQMVFLRAGEDHHDLALSRIPDNSPDRDELPRYTRPGLEHFSYYVESVEEMRRAVDVARRLGVTIERGIGQHGPGANWFLVFKDPDGNNVEIYTDMDQIPVDADHQPQTWERNLESFDRHRLAHFVVQPPAAVLAAKDGKKEEAGKKD; this comes from the coding sequence GTGACATCCACCGACCAGCAACCGGTCGCCCCCATCCGTACGCGCAAGCTCGGGCACCTGGTCCTGATGGTGCGCGACCTGGAAGCCTCCACGCGTTTCTATACCGAGGTCATGGGGCTGCGCGTGTCCGACCGCATCGGCGACCAGATGGTCTTCCTGCGGGCGGGCGAAGACCACCACGACCTGGCCCTGTCGCGCATCCCCGACAACTCGCCCGACCGCGACGAGCTGCCGCGCTATACGCGCCCCGGCCTCGAGCACTTCTCGTACTACGTGGAATCGGTCGAGGAAATGCGCCGCGCCGTGGACGTGGCGCGTCGGCTGGGCGTGACCATCGAACGCGGTATCGGCCAACACGGCCCCGGGGCGAACTGGTTCCTGGTGTTCAAGGATCCGGACGGCAACAACGTCGAGATCTATACCGACATGGACCAGATCCCGGTAGACGCCGACCACCAGCCGCAAACCTGGGAACGCAACCTGGAATCGTTCGACCGGCATCGCCTCGCCCACTTCGTCGTCCAGCCGCCCGCCGCGGTACTGGCGGCCAAGGACGGCAAGAAAGAAGAAGCAGGAAAAAAAGACTGA